One Nonomuraea angiospora DNA segment encodes these proteins:
- a CDS encoding glutamate synthase subunit beta codes for MADPKGFLTHDRELPARRPVDVRISDWREVYQDFSQEKLTKQAARCMDCGIPFCHNGCPLGNLIPEWNDLVYRTDWREAIERLHATNNFPEFTGRLCPAPCEAACVLGINSDPVAIKRVEVEIIDRAFAEGWVTPQPPAVKTGKRVAVVGSGPAGLAAAQQLTRAGHDVVVFERADRIGGLLRYGIPEFKMEKRHIERRLEQMRAEGTEFRTGVNVGVDITAAELREQFDAVVLSGGATQWRDLPVTGRELKGVYQAMEYLPLSNKVQEGDFETAPVSAEGKHVVVIGGGDTGADCIGTAIRQGAASVTQLEIMPQPPASRPGSQPWPTFPILFKMESAHEELADGGGERVYAVSTTEFLGDADGNVRALRLVEVEGPQNGFKPIPGTEREIPAELVTLSMGFLGPEKGSLLQDLAEVGGDGFYDARGNVSRDKTYMSKVDGVFVAGDMGRGQSLIVWAIAEGRAAASGVDRYLTGETALPYPILPTARPLV; via the coding sequence ATGGCTGACCCCAAGGGTTTTCTCACGCACGACCGGGAGCTGCCGGCGCGCCGCCCCGTGGACGTCCGCATCAGCGACTGGCGCGAGGTCTACCAGGACTTCTCGCAGGAGAAGCTGACCAAGCAGGCGGCCCGCTGCATGGACTGCGGCATCCCGTTCTGCCACAACGGCTGCCCGCTCGGCAACCTCATCCCCGAGTGGAACGACCTCGTCTACCGCACCGACTGGCGCGAGGCGATCGAGCGGCTGCACGCCACGAACAACTTCCCCGAGTTCACGGGCCGGCTCTGCCCGGCCCCGTGCGAGGCGGCGTGCGTGCTCGGCATCAACTCCGACCCCGTGGCGATCAAGCGGGTCGAGGTCGAGATCATCGACCGGGCGTTCGCCGAGGGCTGGGTGACCCCCCAGCCCCCGGCCGTCAAGACCGGCAAGCGGGTCGCGGTCGTCGGCTCGGGCCCCGCGGGCCTGGCCGCCGCGCAGCAGCTCACCAGGGCCGGGCATGACGTGGTCGTGTTCGAGCGGGCCGACCGGATCGGCGGCCTGCTGCGGTACGGCATCCCCGAGTTCAAGATGGAGAAGCGGCACATCGAGCGCCGCCTGGAGCAGATGCGGGCGGAGGGCACCGAGTTCCGCACCGGCGTCAACGTCGGCGTCGACATCACCGCCGCCGAGCTGCGCGAGCAGTTCGACGCCGTGGTGCTGTCGGGCGGGGCCACCCAGTGGCGCGACCTGCCGGTGACCGGGCGCGAGCTCAAGGGCGTCTACCAGGCGATGGAATACCTGCCGCTGTCCAACAAGGTCCAGGAGGGCGACTTCGAGACCGCGCCCGTCTCGGCCGAGGGCAAGCACGTCGTGGTGATCGGCGGCGGCGACACCGGCGCCGACTGCATCGGCACGGCGATCCGGCAGGGTGCCGCGTCCGTCACCCAGCTCGAGATCATGCCGCAGCCGCCGGCGAGCAGGCCCGGCAGCCAGCCGTGGCCGACGTTCCCGATCCTGTTCAAGATGGAGAGCGCCCACGAGGAGCTGGCCGACGGCGGGGGAGAGCGCGTCTACGCGGTCTCCACGACCGAGTTCCTCGGCGACGCCGACGGCAACGTGCGAGCGCTGCGGCTGGTCGAGGTCGAGGGGCCGCAGAACGGGTTCAAGCCGATCCCGGGCACCGAGCGGGAGATCCCGGCCGAGCTGGTGACGCTGTCGATGGGCTTCCTCGGCCCGGAGAAGGGCTCGCTGCTGCAGGACCTGGCCGAGGTCGGCGGTGACGGCTTCTACGACGCGCGGGGCAACGTCTCGCGTGACAAGACGTACATGTCCAAGGTGGACGGCGTCTTCGTGGCCGGCGACATGGGCCGCGGGCAGTCGCTCATCGTGTGGGCCATCGCCGAGGGGCGGGCCGCCGCCTCGGGCGTGGATCGGTACCTGACCGGGGAGACGGCGCTGCCGTACCCGATCCTGCCGACCGCGCGGCCGCTGGTGTAA
- the gltB gene encoding glutamate synthase large subunit translates to MPAAHLGFPEPQGLYHPANEHDACGVAMVADVAGRRGHGIVVKALTALCNLDHRGAKGSEPDTGDGAGILTQIPDGFFRASVPFALPPAGAYATGIGFLPFDEQARAVATGLIEEIAAEEGLTVLGWRELPVDRELPGPSARAVMPHFAQLFVADPEGREGLELDRLAFCLRKRAEHEADVYFPSLSSRTIVYKGMLTPDQVEPFFPDLSDERYETAIALVHSRFSTNTFPSWPLAHPYRYIAHNGEINTVKGNRNWMRAREAMLESAHIPGDISRLFPICDPDGSDTASFDEALELLHIGGRSLPHAVLMMIPEAWENHTEMDPARRAFYEFHSSMMEAWDGPASITFTDGTLAGAVLDRNGLRPGRFWVTADGLVVLASEAGVLDFKPEDVVRKGRLQPGRMFLIDTARGKIIEDDEIKAELAAEQPYEDWLHAGLVRFEELPARQREIPTHEALVKRQQTFGYTEEELRVILSPMAKAGQEPIGSMGTDTPVAVLSEKPRLLFDYFTQLFAQVTNPPLDAIREELVTSLASTIGPEGNLLDPGPSSCRQLVLPYPVIDNDELAKIIHINDEHDLPGLHPYVISGLYEVAGGGEALLSRLEEIRAEASQAIAGGARIIVLSDRGSSETLAPIPSLLLTGAVHHHLIQEKTRTKIGLVVETAEARECHHMALLIGYGAGAINPYLAIETIEDLVDTGALQMDKRKAVRNLIKAYGKGVIKVMSKMGVSTVASYTGAQIFEALGLSQQVIDSCFTGTTSRLGGVGFDVLAEEVAQRHRHAYPRAENAHRRLQVGGEYQWRREGEPHLFNPETVFKLQHATRTRRYEIFKEYTNLVDSQAERLMTLRGLFKLRKGEPIPIEEVEPASEIVKRFSTGAMSYGSISMEAHETLAIAMNQLGGKSNTGEGGEDPERLYDAARRSAIKQVASGRFGVTSEYLVNAADLQIKMAQGAKPGEGGQLPGHKVYPWIAKTRHSTPGVGLISPPPHHDIYSIEDLAQLIHDLKNSNPEARVHVKLVAEVGVGTVAAGVSKAHADVVLISGHDGGTGASPLTSLKHAGAPWELGLAETQQTLLLNDLRDRIVVQVDGQLKTGRDVVIAALLGAEEYGFATAPLVVSGCVMMRVCHLDTCPVGVATQNPELRKRFSGKPEFVVNFFEFIAEEIREYLAELGFRSLDEAIGHVEMLDMSAAEDHWKASGLDLAPILHQPELPAGTALRRVVQQDHGLQHALDNTLIQLAEGALNEGTPVTLELPIRNVNRTVGTMLGYQVTKRYGGQGLPDNTIDISFTGSAGNSFGAFMPRGVTLRLTGDANDYLGKGLSGGRITVRPHEEAPLDGHIISGNVALYGATSGEVFIRGVVGERFCVRNSGATAVVEGVGDHGCEYMTGGRAVVLGPTGRNFAAGMSGGIAYLLDLRSERVNREMVAIETLTEEDGEFLKETVEKHFAETGSPVAKELLADWDAALGRFGKIMPTDYKRVLAAAEAARIEGRDIDEAVMAAAVQS, encoded by the coding sequence ATGCCTGCTGCCCACCTCGGGTTCCCCGAGCCCCAGGGCCTGTACCACCCCGCCAACGAGCATGACGCCTGCGGTGTCGCCATGGTTGCCGACGTCGCGGGACGCCGGGGGCACGGGATCGTGGTCAAGGCGCTGACGGCTCTGTGCAATCTTGATCATCGGGGGGCCAAGGGTAGCGAGCCGGACACCGGCGACGGAGCCGGGATCCTGACGCAGATCCCCGATGGGTTTTTCCGCGCGAGCGTGCCGTTCGCGCTTCCTCCGGCCGGCGCGTACGCGACCGGCATCGGCTTCCTGCCGTTCGACGAGCAGGCCAGGGCGGTCGCCACCGGCCTGATCGAGGAGATCGCGGCCGAGGAGGGCCTCACCGTGCTCGGCTGGCGCGAGCTGCCGGTCGACCGCGAGCTGCCCGGGCCCAGCGCCAGGGCCGTCATGCCGCACTTCGCCCAGCTGTTCGTGGCCGACCCCGAGGGCCGGGAGGGGCTGGAGCTCGACCGGCTGGCGTTCTGCCTGCGCAAGAGGGCCGAGCACGAGGCGGACGTCTACTTCCCCTCGCTGTCGTCCAGGACGATCGTCTACAAGGGCATGCTCACGCCCGACCAGGTCGAGCCGTTCTTCCCCGACCTGAGCGACGAGCGTTACGAGACGGCGATCGCGCTGGTGCACTCGCGCTTCTCCACCAACACGTTCCCGAGCTGGCCGCTCGCCCACCCCTACCGCTACATCGCCCACAACGGCGAGATCAACACGGTCAAGGGCAACCGCAACTGGATGCGGGCCCGTGAGGCGATGCTGGAGTCCGCCCACATCCCGGGCGATATTTCACGACTTTTCCCCATCTGTGACCCAGATGGCAGCGACACCGCCAGCTTCGACGAGGCCCTGGAGCTCCTGCACATCGGCGGCCGGAGCCTGCCTCACGCCGTGCTGATGATGATCCCGGAGGCGTGGGAGAACCACACGGAGATGGACCCCGCGCGCCGGGCCTTCTACGAGTTCCACTCCTCGATGATGGAGGCCTGGGACGGCCCCGCGTCGATCACGTTCACCGACGGCACCCTGGCCGGCGCCGTGCTCGACCGCAACGGCCTGCGCCCCGGACGCTTCTGGGTGACCGCCGACGGCCTGGTCGTGCTGGCCTCCGAGGCCGGCGTGCTGGACTTCAAGCCCGAGGACGTGGTCAGGAAGGGCCGCCTGCAGCCGGGCCGCATGTTCCTCATCGACACCGCCCGCGGCAAGATCATCGAGGACGACGAGATCAAGGCCGAGCTGGCCGCCGAGCAGCCGTACGAGGACTGGCTGCACGCGGGGCTCGTCCGCTTCGAGGAGCTGCCCGCGCGGCAGCGGGAGATCCCCACGCACGAGGCGCTCGTCAAGCGGCAGCAGACCTTCGGCTACACCGAGGAAGAGCTGCGCGTCATCCTGTCGCCGATGGCCAAGGCGGGCCAGGAGCCGATCGGCTCCATGGGCACCGACACGCCCGTGGCCGTGCTGAGCGAGAAGCCGCGACTGCTGTTCGACTACTTCACGCAGCTGTTCGCGCAGGTCACCAACCCGCCGCTGGACGCCATCCGTGAAGAGCTGGTCACGTCGCTGGCCAGCACCATCGGCCCCGAGGGCAACCTGCTCGACCCGGGTCCGTCGTCGTGCCGCCAGCTCGTGCTGCCGTACCCGGTGATCGACAACGACGAGCTCGCCAAGATCATCCACATCAACGACGAGCACGACCTGCCGGGCCTCCACCCGTACGTCATCAGCGGCCTGTACGAGGTCGCCGGCGGCGGCGAGGCGCTGCTCAGCCGCCTGGAGGAGATCCGGGCCGAGGCGTCCCAGGCGATCGCGGGCGGCGCGCGGATCATCGTGCTGTCCGACCGCGGCTCGTCGGAGACGCTGGCGCCGATCCCGTCGCTGCTGCTGACCGGCGCGGTGCACCACCACCTGATCCAGGAGAAGACCCGCACCAAGATCGGTCTCGTGGTCGAGACCGCCGAGGCCCGCGAGTGCCACCACATGGCGCTGCTCATCGGCTACGGCGCCGGCGCGATCAACCCGTACCTCGCGATCGAGACCATCGAGGACCTCGTCGACACCGGCGCGCTCCAGATGGACAAGCGCAAGGCCGTGCGCAACCTGATCAAGGCGTACGGCAAGGGCGTCATCAAGGTCATGTCCAAGATGGGCGTGTCCACGGTGGCCTCCTACACCGGGGCGCAGATCTTCGAGGCGCTCGGCCTGAGCCAGCAGGTCATCGACTCCTGCTTCACCGGCACCACCTCCCGCCTGGGCGGCGTCGGCTTCGACGTGCTGGCCGAGGAGGTCGCGCAGCGACACCGCCACGCCTACCCGCGCGCGGAGAACGCCCACCGCAGGCTCCAGGTCGGCGGCGAGTACCAGTGGCGGCGCGAGGGCGAGCCGCACCTGTTCAACCCCGAGACCGTCTTCAAGCTGCAGCACGCCACCAGGACCCGCCGCTACGAGATCTTCAAGGAGTACACGAACCTCGTGGACTCCCAGGCGGAGCGGCTGATGACCCTGCGCGGCCTGTTCAAGCTGCGCAAGGGCGAGCCGATCCCGATCGAGGAGGTCGAGCCGGCCTCGGAGATCGTCAAGCGGTTCTCGACGGGCGCGATGTCGTACGGCTCCATCTCCATGGAGGCGCACGAGACGCTCGCCATCGCGATGAACCAGCTCGGCGGCAAGTCCAACACCGGCGAGGGCGGCGAGGACCCCGAGCGGCTCTACGACGCCGCCCGCAGGTCCGCGATCAAGCAGGTCGCCTCCGGCCGGTTCGGCGTGACCAGCGAATACCTGGTCAACGCGGCCGACCTGCAGATCAAGATGGCGCAGGGCGCCAAGCCCGGCGAGGGCGGCCAGCTGCCCGGCCACAAGGTCTACCCGTGGATCGCCAAGACCAGGCACTCCACGCCGGGCGTCGGCCTCATCTCGCCGCCGCCGCACCACGACATCTACTCGATCGAGGACCTGGCCCAGCTCATCCACGACCTGAAGAACTCCAACCCGGAGGCCAGGGTCCACGTGAAGCTGGTCGCCGAGGTCGGCGTCGGCACGGTCGCCGCGGGCGTGTCGAAGGCGCACGCCGACGTGGTGCTCATCTCCGGGCACGACGGCGGCACCGGCGCCTCGCCGCTCACCTCGCTCAAGCACGCGGGCGCGCCGTGGGAGCTCGGCCTGGCCGAGACCCAGCAGACGCTCCTGCTCAACGACCTGCGCGACCGCATCGTCGTCCAGGTCGACGGCCAGCTCAAGACCGGCCGTGACGTCGTCATCGCCGCGCTGCTCGGCGCCGAGGAGTACGGCTTCGCCACCGCGCCCCTCGTCGTCAGCGGCTGCGTCATGATGCGGGTCTGCCACCTCGACACCTGCCCCGTGGGCGTCGCCACGCAGAACCCGGAGCTGCGCAAGCGCTTCAGCGGCAAGCCCGAGTTCGTGGTCAACTTCTTCGAGTTCATCGCCGAGGAGATCCGCGAATACCTGGCCGAGCTGGGCTTCCGCTCGCTCGACGAGGCGATCGGGCACGTCGAGATGCTCGACATGTCGGCGGCCGAGGACCACTGGAAGGCCAGCGGCCTCGACCTGGCGCCGATCCTGCACCAGCCCGAGCTGCCCGCGGGCACCGCGCTGCGCAGGGTCGTCCAGCAGGACCACGGCCTGCAGCACGCGCTGGACAACACGCTGATCCAGCTCGCCGAGGGCGCGCTCAACGAGGGCACCCCGGTCACGCTGGAGCTGCCCATCCGCAACGTCAACCGCACGGTCGGCACCATGCTCGGCTACCAGGTGACCAAGCGGTACGGCGGCCAGGGCCTGCCCGACAACACGATCGACATCTCGTTCACCGGCTCGGCGGGCAACTCGTTCGGCGCGTTCATGCCGCGCGGCGTCACGCTCCGGCTGACCGGCGACGCCAACGACTACCTCGGCAAGGGCCTGTCCGGCGGGCGGATCACCGTCCGGCCGCACGAGGAGGCCCCGCTCGACGGCCACATCATCTCCGGCAACGTCGCCCTGTACGGCGCCACGTCCGGCGAGGTGTTCATCCGCGGCGTCGTGGGCGAGCGGTTCTGCGTGCGCAACTCCGGCGCCACGGCGGTCGTCGAGGGCGTGGGCGACCACGGCTGCGAGTACATGACCGGCGGCCGGGCCGTCGTCCTCGGCCCGACCGGGCGCAACTTCGCGGCCGGCATGTCGGGCGGCATCGCCTACCTGCTCGACCTCAGGTCCGAGCGGGTCAACCGCGAGATGGTCGCCATCGAGACGCTCACCGAGGAGGACGGCGAGTTCCTCAAGGAGACCGTCGAGAAGCACTTCGCGGAGACCGGCTCCCCGGTCGCCAAGGAGCTGCTGGCCGACTGGGACGCGGCGCTGGGCCGGTTCGGCAAGATCATGCCGACCGACTACAAGCGGGTGCTGGCCGCCGCCGAGGCCGCCCGCATCGAAGGCAGGGACATCGACGAGGCCGTCATGGCGGCCGCGGTGCAGTCGTGA
- a CDS encoding helix-turn-helix domain-containing protein — translation MNTVDQTRELAAFLRTRRERLDPGDVALPARRAQRRTPGLRREEVAELAGVSVDYVIRLEQGRGLRPSAEVLEALAGALRLSEDERAYLFELARQRPNRQAPTAEEAGPLARLVLDLSPLPAMLLNHRFDILAWNPEMAGLMLDFGTLPPEQRNSLWLCMLHPVLRDFFPDRERTLREGIADLRASWAAHPDDKALAELVDELTAGSEEVARLWALRDVRVNGRGQKRLRHAVKGLLTVDYEVLAPIQAPGQRLVIYRAADAASQRVLDAIARECAGEAAAGP, via the coding sequence ATGAACACCGTGGACCAGACCCGCGAGCTCGCCGCCTTCCTGCGTACCCGCCGCGAGCGCCTGGATCCGGGCGACGTCGCCCTGCCCGCCCGCCGCGCCCAGCGGCGCACGCCGGGCCTGCGCAGGGAGGAGGTCGCGGAGCTGGCGGGCGTCAGCGTCGACTACGTGATCCGCCTGGAGCAGGGCCGCGGGCTGCGTCCCTCGGCCGAGGTGCTGGAGGCGCTGGCCGGCGCGCTGCGGCTGAGCGAGGACGAGCGGGCCTACCTGTTCGAGCTGGCCCGCCAGCGCCCCAACCGGCAGGCGCCCACCGCGGAGGAGGCGGGCCCGCTGGCGCGGCTCGTGCTCGACCTGTCGCCGCTGCCCGCCATGCTGCTCAACCACCGCTTCGACATCCTCGCGTGGAACCCGGAGATGGCGGGGCTGATGCTGGACTTCGGCACGCTGCCGCCGGAGCAGCGCAACAGCCTGTGGCTGTGCATGCTCCACCCGGTGCTGCGCGACTTCTTCCCCGACAGGGAGCGCACGCTGCGCGAGGGCATCGCCGACCTGCGGGCCTCGTGGGCGGCGCATCCCGATGACAAGGCGCTGGCCGAGCTGGTCGACGAGCTCACCGCCGGCAGCGAGGAGGTCGCCCGCCTGTGGGCGCTGCGCGACGTCCGGGTGAACGGCCGGGGCCAGAAGCGGCTGCGGCACGCCGTCAAGGGCCTGCTGACCGTCGACTACGAGGTGCTGGCCCCGATCCAGGCCCCCGGCCAGCGGCTGGTCATCTACCGCGCCGCCGACGCCGCCTCCCAGCGCGTCCTCGACGCCATCGCCCGCGAATGCGCGGGAGAGGCCGCAGCGGGTCCTTGA